In Arvicola amphibius chromosome 1, mArvAmp1.2, whole genome shotgun sequence, one DNA window encodes the following:
- the LOC119804855 gene encoding olfactory receptor 51V1-like, translating into MSALSVTNSSSSRFALTGFPGLEIYYLCLSVPFSIIYAMVFLGNCMILHVIRTEPSLHQPMFYFLAMLALTDLCMGLSTVHTVLGIFWGLIQDISLDGCIAQAYFIHGLSFMESSVLLAMSFDRYIAICNPLRYSSILTNAKIMKIGVAILCRSSMLIPPVIIRLKFLNYCRPHFLSHSFCLHQDLIRMACGDIRFNSIYGLALVISNLLLDSVLILMSYVMILHTVLAIASQEERMKSLQTCVSHISAVLVFYIPIIGLTMVHRFGKHLSPLVHVLMGNIYILFPPLMNPIIYSIKTQQIRVRIQRLFLKGT; encoded by the coding sequence ATGTCTGCTCTCTCTGTCACCAACTCCAGTAGCTCCAGGTTTGCTTTGACTGGGTTCCCTGGTTTAGAGATTTAttacctctgtctctctgtccccttctccaTCATCTATGCAATGGTGTTCCTGGGAAACTGCATGATACTGCATGTGATCCGGACTGAGCCAAGCCTGCACCAGCCCATGTTCTATTTCCTGGCCATGTTAGCCCTCACAGACCTGTGCATGGGGCTGTCCACTGTGCACACGGTGCTGGGCATCTTTTGGGGCCTCATTCAAGATATCAGCCTCGATGGCTGCATTGCACAGGCTTATTTTATTCATGGTTTGTCCTTCATGGAGTCCTCTGTCCTCCTTGCCATGTCCTTTGACCGCTACATTGCCATTTGCAACCCCCTACGCTATTCCTCTATCCTAACCAATGCCAAAATCATGAAAATTGGAGTGGCCATCTTATGTAGGAGTTCTATGCTCATTCCTCCAGTCATCATCCGCTTGAAGTTCTTAAATTACTGCCGGCCTCATTTCCTTTCCCACTCTTTCTGCCTGCACCAAGACTTAATTCGAATGGCCTGTGGTGACATTCGTTTCAATAGCATCTATGGTTTAGCCCTGGTAATCAGCAACCTGTTGCTGGATTCAGTACTCATATTAATGTCATATGTTATGATTCTGCATACAGTTCTAGCCATTGCTTCCcaggaggagagaatgaagtcTTTACAGACTTGTGTTTCTCACATCtctgctgttttggttttctacATCCCCATCATTGGTCTGACCATGGTGCACCGCTTTGGGAAGCACCTCTCTCCACTGGTTCATGTTCTCATGGGCAACATCTACATCCTTTTCCCACCCTTGATGAACCCCATTATATACAGTATCAAGACTCAGCAGATACGAGTGAGGATTCAGAGATTGTTCCTGAAGGGAACCTAG
- the LOC119819657 gene encoding LOW QUALITY PROTEIN: olfactory receptor 52Z1-like (The sequence of the model RefSeq protein was modified relative to this genomic sequence to represent the inferred CDS: inserted 1 base in 1 codon), whose amino-acid sequence MTSSISSNHTNLRDIWYTLIGIPGLEDAHIWLSIPICSMYIVAVVGNIFLIVLISTEHSLREPMYFFLSMLALADVFLSTVTIPKVLAIFWVQARGIPFASCVSKMFFLHFIFVTESGILLSIAFDHYVAICYPLRYTNILTSSVIKRMGIASVTRSFFICFPLIFLVYRLTYCGRNIIRHSYCEHMGIARLACDSIKVNIYYGMVVALFSICLDVLLIIVLYVLVLRAVFRIPSQDACLKALVTCGSHVCVILLFYTPXFFSFLAHRFGGHSIPLHVHILLANLYVVVPLTVNPIIYGVKTKQIQERVIQVFSLGKTFH is encoded by the exons ATGACATCTTCAATCTCTTCAAATCACACCAACCTCAGAGACATCTGGTACACCCTGATTGGGATCCCAGGACTAGAAGATGCGCACATTTGGCTCTCCATCCCCATCTGTTCAATGTACATAGTAGCTGTTGTAGGCAATATATTCCTAATAGTGCTGATCTCCACTGAGCATAGTCTTCGTGAacccatgtatttttttctttccatgttggCCCTGGCAGACGTCTTCCTGTCCACAGTAACTATTCCAAAGGTATTAGCAATCTTCTGGGTTCAGGCTCGGGGCATTCCTTTTGCTAGCTGTGTATCCAAGATGTTTTTTCTTCACTTCATCTTTGTGACAGAGTCTGGTATATTGCTCTCCATAGCATTTGACCATTATGTGGCTATCTGCTACCCACTAAGATACACCAACATCCTAACTTCATCTGTCATCAAGAGAATGGGCATTGCCTCTGTGACTCGAAGCTTCTTCATCTGCTTCCCCCTGATCTTCCTTGTTTATCGGCTCACTTACTGTGGGAGGAACATCATTCGACACTCCTACTGTGAACACATGGGCATTGCCAGGTTGGCATGTGACAGCATCAAGGTCAATATTTACTATGGGATGGTTGTGGCTCTGTTTTCCATATGCCTAGATGTGCTGCTTATCATTGTCTTATATGTCCTTGTCCTTCGTGCTGTgtttagaattccttcccaagatgCCTGTCTCAAGGCTCTGGTTACATGTGGTTCCCATGTATGTGTAATTCTCTTGTTCTATACac gctttttttctttccttgctcaccGTTTTGGTGGTCACAGTATACCACTGCATGTGCACATTCTCCTTGCTAACCTCTATGTTGTTGTACCACTCACAGTCAATCCTATCATTTATGGCGTGAAGACTAAGCAAATTCAAGAGAGAGTTATCCAAGTCTTTTCTTTAGGCAAGACATTTCATTAA